Proteins encoded by one window of Tubulanus polymorphus chromosome 7, tnTubPoly1.2, whole genome shotgun sequence:
- the LOC141909099 gene encoding gamma-glutamyl hydrolase-like translates to MQFLVSNVAHRDVTYQCPGQIFHRTQFYGGKDFEDSFLKKNLPPESLTALEEKNFMPHMHKRCVSAKTFFSIPELRENFKAVSVNKDDDGVQYISTIESKKYPFYATQWHPEKFSYDWNMKAKVPHYKSAIKIGHEIGNFFVAECRRNNQTFIDPTDEEALLINNYQSLFFGRPWYVSYYFFQ, encoded by the exons ATGCAGTTTCTAGTGTCAAATGTTGCGCATCGTGACGTCACTTATCAATGTCCCGGGCAGATATTTCATCGTACGCAGTTCTACGGAGGAAAAG attttgaagatagttTTCTGAAGAAAAATCTCCCACCAGAAAGCCTTACCGCACTCGAAGAGAAAAATTTTATGCCGCACATGCATAAAAGATGCGTATCGGCGAAG ACTTTCTTCTCAATCCCCGAGTTGCGTGAAAATTTCAAAGCTGTTTCGGTAAACAAAGATGACGACGGAGTTCAGTACATTTCTACAATAGAAT CCAAGAAATATCCGTTTTATGCGACACAATGGCACCCAGAAAAATTTAGTTATGATTGGAATATGAAGGCAAAAGTTCCACACTATAAGAGCGCTATCAAGATAGGCCATGAAATCGGCAATTTTTTCGTTGCTGAAT GTCGcagaaataatcaaacattCATAGATCCGACTGACGAAGAAGCTCTTTTGATAAACAATTACCAATCTCTCTTCTTCGGAAGGCCATGGTATGTATCCTATTATTTTTTCCAATAG
- the LOC141909233 gene encoding gamma-glutamyl hydrolase-like — translation MQFLVSNVAHRDVTYQCPGQKFHRTQFYGGKDFEDSFLKKNLPPESLTALKEKSLMPHMHKRCVSAKTFYSIPELRENFKAVSVNKDDDGVQYISTIESKKYPFYATQWHPEKFSYDWDMKAKVPHYKSAIKIGHDIGNFFVAECRRNNQTFIDPTDEEALLINNYQSLFFGRPWYVSFYFFQEEDITEEGLRKRKEKLAALRSMKISNSGGDKFKK, via the exons ATGCAGTTTCTAGTGTCAAATGTTGCGCATCGTGACGTCACTTATCAATGTCCCGGGCAGAAATTTCATCGTACGCAGTTCTACGGAGGAAAAG attttgaagatagttTTCTGAAGAAAAATCTCCCACCAGAAAGCCTTACTGCACTCAAAGAGAAAAGTTTAATGCCGCACATGCATAAAAGATGCGTATCGGCGAAG ACGTTTTACTCAATCCCCGAGTTGCGTGAAAATTTCAAAGCTGTTTCGGTAAACAAAGATGACGACGGAGTTCAGTACATTTCTACAATAGAAT CCAAGAAATATCCGTTTTATGCGACACAATGGCACCCAGAAAAATTTAGTTATGATTGGGATATGAAGGCAAAAGTTCCACACTATAAGAGCGCTATCAAGATAGGCCATGACATCGGCAATTTTTTCGTTGCTGAAT GTCGcagaaataatcaaacattCATAGATCCGACTGACGAAGAAGCTCTTTTGATAAACAATTACCAATCTCTCTTCTTCGGAAGGCCATGGTATGTAtccttttattttttccaagaGGAGGATATAACTGAGGAAGGCCTACGAAAAAGAAAGGAAAAGCTGGCAGCATTGAGAAGCATGAAGATTTCAAACAGTGGTGGtgacaaatttaaaaaataa